One Ricinus communis isolate WT05 ecotype wild-type chromosome 1, ASM1957865v1, whole genome shotgun sequence DNA window includes the following coding sequences:
- the LOC8263496 gene encoding uncharacterized protein LOC8263496 isoform X3, producing the protein MYSHMILEAPKNAVLVQSTKVEAIKWTGSGDGIISGGIDVVLWRRRNRSSWEIAWKFKRDEPQNLVSATWSIEGPSAAANAYPSKLHAKRSSDESKSVLVCYGNSISEYEKCELCHPQPVSMVQWRPLTINQSRRDVKHSPRHMLLTCCLDGTARLWTEIDNGKVKKLGKDNSDHKTRKSFCVAAVIEINQVLSGSLGIDMVLNWATEHAGVYRTGEGSNISTERYGHDWVGKCDWLIGFGPGTVITFWVIHCLDDISPVRFPRVTLWKRQELQDLEGGHLGGAGFSKFKDSILLNKVLISRNCLSSPPDECSLVHLLHCNSSVWSLLHIQKSGDMEDRSSDKYLTSSANGVSCGGHTRKILQVALHPYIYELALAASLDSDGLLIFWSVSTLNKLGLSTLISTWKFCGKFVTCDSFCKYTSLKWAPSMLDEDRVLFMGHVGGIDCFIVKISQKGGDVICHHACTIPLTGHNAYEDGPRDIFVIPLPSTCNKTFKYNKFMLLGIWMNAFQALSWEVTLHCFDLQRSSCKCNFDYQNSSESCAWKFENTFANKRYCLSVNPCSSQLPEPYSYDQITSFSVIGPGYLSPMQEGLGLDKDTSCNFPAYIMATGCFDGTLRMWRSNSSKLPTPAILWELVGNFVAHEGPVTAIRLTDCGRKIATLSAGSNMDGSSILHIWDSVHLIGAGSFVLEAILSIDGDVVALNWLTLGNGQFCLGVCMQNELRVYAQQRSVGQTLVNLGKSLNGENWFCIAVAHTLPAIRDLLWGSQAAAVIIHDSYYSVLSQWLFFVDNKHPVKCHANSVVVDCEGGKGTDILSSIFTDCDIANSQLREKSFLMKANKNNEYLSSSLSVVMAQLRQGSDKRFGFWSLVEIAEKLRGMLPVYHPEALLMNIYSGNWKCAYAAVRHLAEYLTSGYASERRCSSGKNSFIAPQIHLSSYFEGLLSRDSTVKEFKWRADVNLPASSSQFFVHGTNFDASNNIFPSSTTASELHGFVEPVEKMYDLAALTNVEKLQILAIIDLLTEIQQSASAYENLDEPGRRFWVALRFQQLYFCRRSGRSSSVEELVVDTRLMSWAFHSDCQETLLGSFLPNEPSWKEMQALGVGFWFTNNAQLRTRMEKLARMQYLRNRDPKDCALLYVALNRIQVLAGLFKISKDEKDKPLVGFLSRNFQEEKNKAAALKNAYVLMGRHQLGLAIAFFLLGGDNYSAITVCAKNLGDEQLALVICRLIEGRGGPLEHHLITKFALPSATERGDYWLASLLKWELGNYFESFLTMLGFPKNCVLGKSALSSNNAAFMDPHIGLHCLILANKYCMRNAIGERNAAILGRWATYMAATAFNRSGLPLEALECLSSSSSNSGNIDQGSISDVDGSQILHVILKPSASDSVNWLSRNVALHLESCAKLDLALQYFSKLMGEHPSWPDTIIGSVQLSSHVKDCEVHQFKKLLENFQEKLYTGISKFEQKFLVVSSCLIKMILVWLHNNGSLFTGYDILFGYTSQYHLQDESRSVGNSVLYPLLHKTLLESVQDISLLLSRFIVSCSINSLQPFENNETVETRSWSDTQGHYFQGIMSMLWSLRTAVRSVSGLSSEDVTARSLVLLDLFEFYVHFASAWLQRNSKGLLLMVQPLLITCTNGHTPYEVDITNLKNILYHIAELLGSNLSVNDTGVGHIVANCMPSTQDRETMHSFSEDEKWHVIGTCLWQHLSRLLKHKLHLLSINIEDDCFSGVSHGLISSWPSGSIGSDDTMKKEIMSFSLILAKLLKITILHVSSYHVKIFGSLLQLKVENELHMTTLTWLKDSIASQAEVLYQDASADIMNSKDELSTFDILWDTCADPNIVSEGFALEKINWSEFFNRRSSQSWSKFYKIIRGEYETREGLDHEVRLSTNRSSDEVESPGKGLFKNGRAVLTTWQKDATISKEETLFQNAKEIYKRDGELLEALCVNSVNEGQAAIASNRKGIIFFSWKDGVTFVDKSEYIWADADWPPNGWAGAESTPVPTSVSPGVGLGSKKGSHLGLGGATLGTGSLARPRRDLTGGGAFGIPGYAGIGASGLGWEVQEDFEEFLDPPATVETISTRAFSSHPSRSFFLVGSSNTHIYLWEFGNNKATATYGVLPAANVPPPYALASVSALQFDPCGHRFASAALDGTVCTWQLEVGGRSNIHPTESSLCFNGYASDVTYVTSSGSVVAAAGYSANGVNAVVWDTLAPPTTSQASIICHEGGARSISMFDNDIGSGSVSPLIVTGGKGGDVGLHDFRYIATGRTKRHKHFDNRDRSSNLPSNPDLQAGAGDKVGGQNQNGMLWYIPKAHLGSVTKISTIPHTSLFLTGSKDGDVKLWDAKAAQLVYHWPKLHERRTFLQPSSRGFGGVVRPAVTDIQVVSHGFLTCGWDGSVKLVQLKDHQHET; encoded by the exons ATGTATTCTCACATGATTCTGGAAGCTCCAAAG AATGCAGTGCTTGTACAATCTACAAAGGTGGAAGCAATCAAATGGACTGGCTCTGGGGATGGAATAATTTCTGGTGGAATTGATGTTGTTTTGTGGAGAAGGAGAAACAGGTCATCATGGGAAATAGCTTGGAAGTTTAAACGAGATGAGCCTCAAAATCTGGTTTCTGCAACTTGGTCAATTGAGGGACCTTCAGCAGCTGCCAATGCCTATCCAAGTAAACTACATGCTAAAAGATCTAGTGATGAGAGCAAGAGTGTGCTTGTATGTTATGGGAACAGTATATCTGAATATGAAAAGTGTGAGCTGTGTCATCCTCAGCCAGTGTCAATGGTTCAGTGGAGGCCATTAACAATAAATCAATCACGTAGAGATGTGAAACATTCTCCAAGGCACATGCTACTAACTTGCTGCCTTGATGGAACTGCGAGGTTATGGACTGAAATAGACAATGGAAAGGTTAAGAAACTGGGCAAGGACAACAGTGAtcacaaaacaagaaaatccTTTTGTGTTGCTGCTGTAATTGAGATTAACCAGGTCTTGAGTGGAAGTTTAGGCATTGATATGGTTTTGAACTGGGCAACAGAACATGCAGGTGTATATAGAACTGGAGAAGGCAGTAACATCTCCACTGAAAGATATGGGCATGATTGGGTTGGCAAATGTGACTGGTTAATTGGGTTTGGACCAGGAACAGTGATTACTTTTTGGGTCATCCACTGTCTTGATGATATCTCACCCGTGAGGTTCCCCCGTGTTACACTATGGAAAAGACAAGAACTGCAGGATCTTGAAGGGGGGCATCTTGGTGGAGCtggtttttcaaaatttaaggACTCCATTCTTCTTAACAAGGTCCTTATTTCGAGGAATTGCTTGTCTAGTCCACCTGATGAATGCTCTTTGGTTCATTTATTACATTGTAATTCCTCGGTCTGGTCTCTGTTACATATCCAAAAATCTGGTGATATGGAGGACAGATCCTCAGACAAGTACTTAACATCTTCTGCTAATGGTGTTTCATGTGGAGGACATACTAGAAAAATCCTACAGGTTGCTTTGCATCCTTATATTTATGAGCTTGCATTGGCTGCTTCTTTGGATTCTGATGGGTTGCTTATTTTTTGGTCAGTTTCGACTCTCAACAAGTTGGGCCTTTCAACATTGATTTCCACGTGGAAGTTTTGTGGAAAGTTTGTTACTTGTGATTCATTCTGTAAGTATACGAGCTTGAAGTGGGCACCTTCTATGTTGGATGAAGACCGTGTACTTTTTATGGGACATGTTGGAGGAATAGATTGCTTTATAGTTAAGATTTCTCAAAAGGGAGGGGACGTAATATGTCACCATGCATGCACCATACCTTTAACTGGTCACAATGCTTATGAGGATGGTCCCCGAGATATCTTTGTGATACCCCTTCCTTCTACCTGTAACAAGACTTTTAAGTACAATAAATTTATGCTTTTGGGGATATGGATGAATGCCTTTCAGGCTCTGTCATGGGAAGTTACTCTACACTGTTTTGACTTGCAAAGGAGTTCTTGTAAATgtaattttgattatcaaaataGTTCTGAGTCCTGTGCATGGAAATTTGAAAATACTTTTGCTAATAAAAGATACTGTCTTAGTGTTAACCCGTGCTCATCTCAGTTGCCAGAGCCATACTCTTATGACCAGATTACTAGTTTTTCTGTGATAGGCCCGGGATATTTATCTCCTATGCAAGAAGGGCTAGGTTTAGATAAAGATACATCCTGCAACTTTCCTGCATATATTATGGCTACAGGGTGCTTTGATGGTACCTTGAGAATGTGGAGAAGTAACTCTTCTAAACTGCCAACTCCTGCCATTCTGTGGGAGCTTGTGGGTAACTTTGTTGCACATGAAGGCCCTGTTACTGCTATACGTTTGACTGATTGTGGTCGGAAGATTGCGACACTCTCTGCAGGGAGTAATATGGATGGCTCTAGCATTCTTCATATATGGGACAGTGTACATCTTATTGGAGCTGGAAGTTTTGTGTTAGAGGCTATATTATCTATTGATGGAGATGTTGTTGCTTTAAATTGGTTAACTTTAGGTAATGGTCAGTTCTGTCTTGGAGTGTGCATGCAGAATGAGTTACGAGTGTATGCTCAGCAGCGTTCTGTAGGCCAGACATTAGTGAACCTTGGAAAATCGTTGAATGGGGAAAACTGGTTTTGCATTGCAGTTGCTCATACTCTCCCTGCTATTCGTGACTTGCTTTGGGGCTCACAGGCTGCAGCTGTCATTATTCATGATAGTTACTATAGTGTACTTAGTCAGTGGTTGTTTTTTGTAGATAACAAGCACCCAGTCAAATGTCATGCAAATTCTGTCGTGGTGGACTGTGAAGGTGGAAAGGGCACGGACATTCTTTCATCAATATTCACTGATTGTGACATTGCCAACAGCCAACTCAGAGAAAAATCATTTCTTATGAAggctaataaaaataatgagtaCCTATCAAGTAGTTTGTCTGTAGTCATGGCTCAACTGAGACAAGGTTCAGATAAAAGGTTTGGTTTCTGGAGCCTGGTCGAAATAGCTGAGAAACTAAGGGGAATGTTACCTGTTTATCATCCTGAGGCACTCcttatgaatatatattcaG GCAATTGGAAATGTGCATATGCAGCTGTGAGGCATCTTGCTGAATATCTTACCTCTGGTTATGCTTCTGAGAGAAGATGCAGCTCTGGAAAGAATAGCTTTATTGCTCCACAGATTCATTTGTCGAGTTATTTTGAAGGACTTCTCTCCAGAGATTCAACTGTTAAAGAGTTTAAATGGAGGGCTGATGTTAACTTACCTGCTTCATCTTCACAATTTTTTGTCCATGGGACTAATTTTGATGCTTCCAATAATATATTTCCTTCATCTACAACAGCATCTGAGCTTCATGGTTTCGTAGAGCCTGTTGAGAAGATGTATGATTTAGCAGCTTTAACCAATGTTGAGAAGTTGCAAATTCTTGCAATCATAGATCTTCTCACCGAAATTCAGCAATCTGCTTCTGCCTATGAAAATCTTGATGAACCTGGGCGAAG GTTTTGGGTGGCATTAAGGTTTCagcaattatatttttgtcgAAGGTCTGGTAGATCATCTTCTGTGGAAGAATTGGTTGTTGACACTAGACTAATGAGCTGGGCCTTCCATTCTGATTGTCAGGAAACTTTGTTGGGTTCTTTTCTTCCAAATGAACCATCATGGAAAGAAATGCAGGCTCTTGGTGTTGGATTCTGGTTTACCAACAATGCACAACTACGCACAAGG ATGGAGAAATTGGCGAGAATGCAATATCTAAGAAACAGAGATCCTAAGGATTGCGCCCTTCTATACGTTGCATTGAATCGAATTCAAGTCTTGGCTGGTCTTTTTAAAATCAGCAAAGATGAAAAGGACAAACCCTTGGTGGGATTTCTTTCACGCAATTTTCAG gaggagaaaaataaagcaGCTGCTTTAAAAAATGCTTATGTCTTAATGGGAAGACATCAACTGGGGCTGGCTATTGCTTTCTTTCTACTTGGTGGTGATAATTATTCTGCAATTACTGTTTGTGCAAAGAATTTAGGAGATGAACAGCTTGCCTTGGTAATTTGTCGACTCATTGAGGGTCGTGGTGGACCATTAGAACATCACCTGATTACAAAGTTTGCACTTCCATCTGCAACTGAGAGAGGCGATTATTGGCTCGCAAGCCTTCTCAAG TGGGAATTGGGCAATTATTTTGAGTCTTTTCTTACCATGCTCGGTTTCCCAAAAAATTGTGTGCTTGGAAAATCTGCACTTTCATCCAATAATGCTGCTTTTATGGATCCTCATATCGGATTACACTGCCTCATATTAGCAAATAAATATTGCATGAGAAATGCCATAGGGGAGCGAAATGCTGCAATCCTTGGTAGGTGGGCAACTTATATGGCGGCTACTGCCTTCAATAGAAGTGGGCTTCCT CTGGAAGCTTTGGAGTGCCTCTCATCTTCCTCAAGTAATTCTGGGAATATAGATCAAGGGAGTATCTCAGATGTTGATGGTTCTCAAATTCTTCATGTAATTTTAAAGCCATCTGCTAGTGATTCTGTGAATTGGCTGTCAAGAAATGTAGCTTTGCATCTGGAGTCCTGTGCTAAATTAGATTTGGCTCTTCAGTATTTCTCAAAATTGATGGGGGAACATCCTAGTTGGCCTGACACTATCATAGGGTCTGTTCAACTCAGTTCGCATGTCAAGGACTGTGAGGttcatcaatttaaaaaattgttagaaaattttcaagaaaaactCTATACGGGAATTTCAAAGTTTGAGCAGAAATTTTTAGTGGTTTCTTCttgcttaattaaaatg ATTTTAGTCTGGTTGCATAATAATGGATCATTATTTACTGGATATGACATATTATTTGGCTATACTTCTCAATATCACTTACAAGATGAGAGCCGTTCTGTTGGCAATTCAGTCTTGTATCCTCTTCTTCATAAGACACTTTTGGAATCTGTTCAAGATATTTCCCTTTTACTTTCACGATTCATCGTCTCATGTAGCATAAATTCCTTGCAACcttttgaaaataatgaaactgTTGAAACTAGATCATGGTCAGATACGCAGGGGCATTACTTCCAAGGTATCATGTCGATGTTGTGGAGTTTAAGGACAGCTGTGAGGAGTGTCTCTGGATTATCATCTGAGGATGTCACAGCAAGGTCCCTTGTTCTACttgatttatttgaattttatgtacatttcgCGTCTGCTTGGCTTCAGCGAAACTCCAAAGGTCTCTTGTTGATGGTGCAACCTCTATTAATCACTTGTACTAATGGGCATACCCCTTATGAAGTTGATATAACGAATCTCAAGAACATTCTTTACCACATTGCAGAGTTGTTGGGTAGCAATTTGTCTGTGAATGATACAGGAGTAGGGCATATAGTTGCTAATTGTATGCCATCTACACAAGACAGAGAAACAATGCACTCATTCTCAGAAGATGAAAAATGGCATGTCATCGGGACATGCTTGTGGCAGCACCTGTCCAGATTATTGAAACATAAACTACATTTGCTATCTATTAATATTGAAGATGATTGCTTCTCTGGAGTTTCCCATGGCTTAATTTCTTCGTGGCCATCTGGTTCAATTGGATCTGATGACAccatgaaaaaagaaattatgtcATTTTCATTGATATTGGCCAAGTTACTGAAAATTACAATTCTACACGTTTCATCTTATCATGTAAAAATATTTGGGTCGCTCCTCCAGTTGAAAGTAGAGAATGAATTGCACATGACAACTTTGACATGGCTAAAAGATTCTATTGCATCTCAGGCCGAAGTCCTCTATCAGGATGCTAGTGCAGACATAATGAACAGCAAAGATGAATTATCAACTTTTGATATTTTGTGGGACACCTGTGCTGATCCTAACATTGTATCTGAAGGTTTTGCactagaaaaaataaattggtcTGAGTTTTTCAATCGTAGATCATCTCAAAGCTGGAGTAAATTCTACAAAATCATTAGAGGGGAGTATGAAACCAGGGAAGGTTTGGATCATGAAGTCAGATTGAGTACTAATCGTTCCAGCGATGAGGTTGAGTCACCTGGTAAGGGTTTATTTAAGAATGGGCGAGCTGTTCTAACTACCTGGCAGAAGGATGCAACTATTTCCAAGGAGGAGACACTTTTCCAAAATgctaaagaaatatataagaGAGACGGAGAGCTGTTGGAG GCACTTTGTGTGAACTCTGTCAATGAAGGGCAAGCTGCAATTGCTAGCAACCGAAAG GGCATTATTTTCTTCAGTTGGAAAGATGGGGTTACCTTTGTCGATAAATCAGAATACATCTGGGCTGATGCTGATTGGCCACCAAATGGTTGGGCTGGTGCTGAATCAACACCTGTTCCAACTTCTGTTTCTCCTGGTGTTGGTCTTGGGAGCAAGAAAGGGTCACACCTTGGTTTGGGAGGGGCAACCCTTGGCACAGGTTCTTTAGCTAGACCAAGGAGAGACTTAACAGGTGGTGGAGCATTTGGTATTCCAGGTTATGCTGGTATCGGTGCATCTGGCTTAGGTTGGGAAGTTCAAGAGGATTTCGAGGAGTTTCTTGACCCACCAGCTACCGTGGAAACAATAAGTACAAGGGCTTTTTCTAGTCACCCCTCAAGATCCTTCTTTTTGGTTGGTTCCAGCAATACACATATTTACTTGTGGGAG TTTGGTAACAATAAAGCCACTGCAACTTATGGTGTCCTCCCTGCTGCAAATGTTCCTCCACCGTATGCCCTAGCATCGGTATCCGCTTTGCAGTTTGACCCCTGTGGGCACAGGTTTGCTTCAGCTGCACTAGACGGAACTGTATGCACATGGCAGCTGGAGGTTGGAGGAAGGAGTAATATCCACCCAACAGAATCATCTCTCTGCTTTAATGGCTATGCATC GGATGTTACATATGTTACATCAAGCGGATCAGTTGTTGCAGCAGCTGGATACAGTGCTAATGGTGTTAATGCTGTAGTCTGGGACACGTTGGCTCCGCCCACAACCTCACAAGCTTCAATTATTTGTCATGAAg GCGGTGCTCGCTCCATTTCTATGTTTGATAATGACATTGGAAGTGGTTCTGTATCTCCCCTTATTGTAACTGGAGGTAAAGGTGGTGATGTTGGACTTCATGACTTTCGGTACATAGCAACCGGAAGGACTAAAAGGCATAAGCATTTCGATAACCGTGATAGAAGCAGCAATCTGCCTTCTAATCCCGACTTGCAAGCAGGGGCTGGTGACAAAGTTGGTGGCCAGAATCAGAATGGGATGCTTTGGTACATACCAAAGGCACACTTAG GAAGCGTTACCAAAATATCCACCATCCCACATACCAGCTTATTCTTAACTGGAAGTAAAGATGGAGATGTTAAGCTTTGGGATGCCAAAGCAGCACAGCTTGTCTATCACTGGCCCAAATTGCATGAAAGGCGCACCTTTCTGCAACCCAGTTCACGAGGTTTTGGTGGAGTTGTTAGG CCTGCGGTTACAGATATACAAGTTGTTTCTCATGGTTTTCTTACTTGTGGTTGGGATGGATCTGTAAAGTTGGTTCAGCTTAAAGATCACCAGCATGAGACATAA